TTGCACCGTGCAAATGCCCCTGAGCCCGTGGCCGCGGCGCGAGGAAGCAGTGGCTCGGGCCACTTACAGTCACCGTGAGGTTTTCCCAGGCGATGCCGGACACGTTGACCTTGTTGCTCTCCCAGAAGCGCAGGGTTTCGTTGCTGGGACGGGTCGGTGCCTCACACTTacagctgggaggagagaagcCAAGGCAGGGGTAAGGGAAAGACGACGGAGGCGCAACCCTGAGCTCCTGCCAAGGGGCAGCGGCGTTTCAGGAGGACAAAAAACCCACGAGTAGAGGGTGAGGAGGTCGAGCTGGCTGTGCATGTGCACAGGGTAGGTCTCTCGCAGGTGACTCAGCTTCTCCAGAGCCTCGTAGATGAAGATGACGCAGATGAGGCAGGCAAAGGCTTCTTCGGTGAAGCGGGTGATGTAGCACACCAAAGAGCTGGCGTCGGTGGCCACCAGCACAATGCAGAAGGCGGCAGTCCACAGCCCGATGCACGCCCGCAGAGAGAGATAGGAGAGCTTGTACTCCCTGGGAAACCAACAGAACAAGAAGGGTGCAGAGGCCAGCAAGAGGCTCCGAGccgtgcctgcctgccttccttcaGGGAAAATCGGCAGCGATTCAGGAGCGTGTCAAGGCTGGGAATGGTAAATGCACTTGCCCTGTTCTACTACGGGCGGCCCCAGGGCTGCGGTGCAGGGGGGGGACCCGCAGGAGGAGGCCAATTCTTCCCTTATCACCATTTAGCAATTGTCTTGGGTTAACGCCCTGGAAGCTAATGGAGGTCAGGGCCCTGTGGTGGAAGGTGGTGTTCTGCCACATCACCCCAACGCCCCAACACCAACCCTGGCTGGGTTTGCACCCAGTCACCTGCTGCCAGCGAGTTGGGGCTCAATCGAAATGCAATTGCACTAACAGGGCAATAAGGATCCAAGTCATCCCAACCAAAGGGTTGTCCTGGACAATCCCCATTTCACATGAAAAGGTCCTGCTTTTCAATACAATcatcaaaacacagaaaacaacttCAATCTAACAACTGCCACCGACAAAACCATCTTTTCTCCATGGCTGCCTTCTTGCGAAGGCTCTCGCAGCACCCAGCCGCGGCAGCAGCCTTACTTGCAGAACTTGTAAAGGATCTTCTCGAACACAAGGACGGGTCCGGTGCTCCCGAGGATGGTGAGAGGCTGCCCAGCAAAGAGGGAATACACCACGCCGGTCATGGATGCGCCCAGCAGCGACTCCATGGCACTCTGGccggggaagagaggcagccGTGAATACGTAAATCATtagcggggaggggggaaacacccccaaacccaaagcaaaTTCCCCGCAGCAAGGACTTTTGCGAGAGTTTCATCCTCCCCCATGCCACCCAACAGAGAGAGGTGCTCACTATGTGGCCATTGGTCgcctcccccagcagccccccaaaGGTGATGACAGGGGACATGCAGGCACAgtagaggaagaggaaggacgCCAGACACTGCAGCCTCAGACCATCCCGGAAGTCGCTCCAGAACCACGGGGCCTTTCGCTTCACGTCCAGGATCAAACCTCCAAAGagcctggaagaagggaaaaaaagggactcgtttcctggaagagcccatGGAGTTGTCCCTGCTGCAAAAGGACACTCGCAGGCACAGAAGAGCTCTCATGGCTAAGAAGCAGCAGTCGCCTTTACCCATTTTAGACCCAGCAAAAACTGACGCTCACCAAACAATCCCTCCAACaacaagagaaaggaaataaccCGGGAGCCTATCCTCTCTTCTTGCAACAGGCCCTTGCTTTCCgaagcagcagagctctgcctggAGCTATTTACACATCTGCTTCCACCCCAAAGCAAGAAACCTTGTGTGCAGTGATGCTGTGGCTCAGCTCAGCTGCCCACATCTCCCACCTGGCCCCTTCACTAACCCCTAAATCctgctgggcaggagctgcatgCTCAGATTTCAGAggcaaacaggagaaaaacccaaactatcACAGCTCCCACCTTCCCGTCCGCTCCAGTTCAGGACCACTGTGCTTCTCCGGCTTGCTGTGAGAAGCACTGTCATCGAGAGCTCCTGgcaccttccttttttcctgttcaaatCCAGATAAGATAATGAAGAGACGTATTTGTTACCACGGGCTTCTTTCGCTTCTGGTCCGCGTGTGTGACTGGGTCAAACTGGGACCTCGTGACTCGAGGCCCCTCAGCACCATCCCCAGCCGTGCCGCCGTCCTGCCCGGCCCCCTCGCATCCCCCTCTGCCACAGCACCCACCTGCGAAGGGACGTTTTTGGGGGGCTCGATTCGGATCGATGGATCCCACTCTCCTGGCGGCAAGACCGTGACCTGATCCAGAAACTCGTCGACGCCGGCCACGAGGTCAGCCCGGTTCTTGGCTTTGTAGGCAACGTCGTGGAAAACCTGCCGAGGGGAGGGCAATGCCACCGCTGGGGACAGCGTGCTGGGGACCCCGGGGAGAAGGACGAGCCACAGGATGCACCCAGTGGGATTTCAGCCTCCAGGGGGTGGTGGCGGGTGCAAATCCACAGGTTTGCTTTGGGGCGCCAGCAAAGGGTGGCTCTCTGGAAAGCTGTGGGCAGCTGGGACAGCAACGCCTCTTCCTCGCTGCCTCGGACACAGCGAAAAGGGAAGGAAGCCCAAAACAACCCGGAGGCATCTCTTATCTCCTCGCACCTCATCCGTCATGAGAGTAGCCATGGACCTGCCGATCTCATGGTACTGATGGGCTTTTCCTTGCGgtccaagcaaaacaaacaggaacCTGGGCAAGAGGAACAAAGTGAGGGAGAAGAACGTGTCCTTGCTCAAAGGGCACCCCAGGGAATGCCCGGGAGCTCCCAGCCCAGAGCACGGCTCGAGACGGGACACAGAGGCTCACCGCCTCCGCCACGCATTTGAAATTCATCACAACCGATGGTGGCAAATTTCAGTTTTGGGCCAACTCTCATTAGAATTGGCCAAGGGCTTTCAAAGAtccagcagggaagggagaaatgAGGGTGAGGAGATGGGAGTGGGAGAAATGTGCTTGCTCCCACTGCCCGCGTTCCCTCGGGACACCAAACTGATGCACGCAACTGGGTGTTGTGTTGTTGGgggtttggaaaagaaaagctttgtgcTCCTCACGCAGACCTTGTGGGGATGGGAACTTCCATCAGGCCCGAGAGGAGGACAGCCGGGGTCAGGCGGACGAATGCCACGATGGGCTGGCGAAGGAAATCCAGCTCTCCTACAAGCACGTTGGACGCTTCAGCACCGGTGGGAATCTTCTTCATGAAGTGCAGCTCCGCCTGGGCACGACAAGCCATGTTCAGGCCCTTCCCCCAAACCCAAAGCCCACAGCACTCTACAGCACACTCTGCGGCCCTGTTTGCAAGAGCAAATCTGCACCTAAAGGCGTCAGAAAGCCACAAGCGTCTCACCTTGCTTAAATCCATCGCGCTGCTCTCGTGGCTCACCCCACTTTTAGCTTCCGCAGCGGTGGCAGAAGGGTGAGGGGTGAGTGTTTGGGctggcaggaaaaggaaagacacTCAGAAAGACGGACAAGGAGCAAGTGCGACGCTTCTCCTTTTGCAGGACAAGTCTCACGGGGCCAAAGCCCGGCAGAAACCCTCACCTGGCTTGTCGAGGAGGTGTGGGTCCGACTGCTTCTCGCTCACATCAGCAAATGAGCAGACGATGGGGAGAaggttgtttcttttcttctcgTTCTGGTGGTGATGCTTCTTCAGAAGCACTTCTCGAACTTTTGCCCGCACGCCCTCGTCAAACTCGGCGGACTCTTCTTGCTGGCCCAGGATCATATCTGGGGACGGCAAAGGGAAATCAAGCCGGCAGAGAAGAAACCCCCGCCAAGTCCCGACCCCCGCAGCCCCTGGAGAAGGCTGCACCACGCAGGATACCCTAAGGAGGGCTCAGCCTTGCTTAGCAAGACATTTTCATACAGTTCAGCCTTTGCAATGAAAGCAAGACTTTTCCTGCGCTAAAAGACGCCATCAAAGCGCTTATTCATCCCTCTGCAAAGATAAGTATTTCCCGTTCTAAGCAATGCCACTTTCTGGCCAGACCTGGCCTTTCCGTCTGACTCTGCGCACTTAACCCAATTCTAGGCAATCTAGAGCACGGGCTTTCCCAGAGCTTCCTTGGCCGATTGACTGCAATTTGCCAAGCCCAGGGAGAAACGTGCTAAGAACGGCtccggctcctgcagctcctgaaaGGGCTGAATGGAGACCTCCCAGTCACAGATCAGTTCTCCAGAGCCGCTTTCTCAGTCAACTTCAGTTACCTTCCCCACAAACAGACACTGCTTGGGCATCTGCCAGGTAAGCCCTGCCTTTAAACCCCTTCAATCCCGGCATGTTAAgaaggcaaaggggaaaaaaagaatgtgagGAAACGGCTTGTAAGAAAGAGTTGATTTAAGGAGGTTCGGCTCCTACGCAGACGCCGTATTTCTAAGAGCAGCCTGTTACGCCCTCACACACACTCCTGTTTGGCTGCAGAATATTCTCTAATCGCTTCTGCAACCCCACAAATTGCTCTCAAAAGGATCCCGtatgggaagaaaaagctggTGCGACTCTTGCATGCCCAGGCTACATCCAAACCCAACCCATGACTTAAAAACCCAGTGGGGCTTCTGGAAAAGGACCCGCCGCTGGGGCAGGGCTCGATTTGGGAGCGACTGTGGCCGAGCTCGGCCCTTCCCGGAGGGACGTGGCGCCCGCGGTACCTGCAATCTCTTCGATGCTGTTGGCACAAACGTCCagcagcaccgtgcccttggtGATGCAGCTCCTCAGCTCAAAGAGGCTGTGCAAGGACAGCGTGGCCACGTAGGGCTTGCTCCAGCGATCGCCGCCGTCTTCCACGTCCTCCTCAAACTTCAGCCACCTGCGGACAGCGGGTGCCATCAGCCCCATTGCAAGAAAACAGCCCCGGCTCTGCAAGGCCTTTCCTAGAGCTACGGGGCAGCAAGAGGAGGCGACTCCTCCCATCGGCACCTGCAGCTGCCAAAGCTCCTTCCGTCCCACAGAGAGGAAAGCGGAGCCCAGGGGTGCCGCCAGTGTGGGGACCCCTCTCCCACCGCGCCCGCAGCAGGCATTTACCTTGCCCTTTCCTTCCACTCAGCACCTTCCCCCTCTTTCACGTAGATCTCATCCAGCTCGCTGAACAAGTCATGGGGGACGTGCTGCTCATCCTCCTCGGTCCCGAGGATGACCTGCACCCGCTGGGATGGGGTGTCTGGGGGCAGAAGACAAAGCCCCGTCCCGTTACCATGCCTCAATACGGCCCGTCACGCTCACATCCAAAGGGCCCATCGGCCTGGCACCAGCTCAGCCAGAAATACTGGGCTggcccctctcccctgcctctgcctggccctgcaCACAGCCACGGAGAAGCATCTGCTCCACCTCTGCACAACGACGGGCAGCTCTCCTGCCCCACATTCCCACTTTTAAACCCGGGATCCCTCTAAGGAAGGCGAGCCGAAACCCATTAGGCATTTAACTGCCTTACAAACTTGAGAAAAGTTGGGGAAAAAGAGGGTCTTGCTAAATAACGCCACGTACAGCGGTAGCCCGGCTCCGTCAGGGCAGAGTCCTTCTCCCGTTCCCGTTTCCGATGCTTCTGGCTGTGGGGTCGGTGATGCCGGTGGCTCTGCCTCCCCAGCGGCATCCGCACGCCCACGTACAGGGTCCGGTGGCCTGCGAAAAAGCACCATTGGCAGCACTTTCGGCATCGCAGCAACGGTCGATGCGGCCGGTGCCTCTCGAAGCCACGCTTAAATCCCAGGAGAAGCACCGACTTCTCTGAATTTGATTGTCGCGGGACCTCCTTTTTCCAAGCCTATTTTCCTCAAACTTGGCAGAAACAGAGCAACAAGGGACAGCTCCGGCTCATCAAAGTGCCCTGAAAGTACCAAACCCCTTCTCCACCTCCAGCCTCGGCCGGACAACACGCACACTTGCTCATGAAGCAGCGACAGAAGGTCGCTCTGCTGTTTTAGTGAGAAGCCCGGCACGTCCTGCTGCACGTGACGCGACACCGAGCAAGGCACCTTGTAGGGATTTTGTGCAAGGGGAAAACGCGCTGGGCTGGCGGCCCCTCTAGCAGGGGCTCAGCAGAGCCTcaccttccagctcctccttctcATAGTGAATATTGGCGACGGTGCTCGTTCTTCCCTGGTCAATGACCGCCTCTTCGTCATGCCTCTGCTCAGCAACGAGAAGGGGAAAGttggggctggctgtggagaGCTCCCGTACGGGCCCCCGGCCACCATCCACCCCTGCGCCTGGGCGACTCCACGGGCATCAcgcctctgcctgcctcctcctcctccaggcacGGCCCCCGCTTCAAGAAGGGCCGGGAGCTGCTCGAGCAaggccagcacagagctgccaagatgctcagaggctggagcatctcccttgggaggaaaggctgagagacctgggtctgttcagccgcACAAGAGGAGGCTGCacggggatctcatcagtgcctataaatatctgaagggcgggtgtcagggggatggggccgggctcttttcagtggtgcccaacgaccTTCGAGGCACAAAGGGGAAGCTTTGGGACTATTGAATTGATGAGGTAAAAGCGCAACTGAAATAAATCCGCAGGCTCGAGCGCGTTCTGCGGGTGTCGCAGTGGGATTTGGGAGTCGCAGCTTGCAAACGCCCCAAAGCGGGCGACACAGGGAAAGTCCCCTTCTCTCTCAGAAACCACTTTGCCTCCGTGCCCCGCACAGCGACGCTAAATCTGCCCCCCGCAGCCCTCCCCGGTGCAAAGCATCTCCCCCCGCCCGTCCTGCCGCGCTCCAGGGAAACGCCAAACGGGATTTTGGGGGGAGTTTCCCAACTGTTTGGGGGTGCTTGGCCCCTCGGCAGAGCCCCGGCTGGGCTACCTGTAACTCTTCCAGAAGGGTCATTTTGGAACCCCCAGTTGGGTCCATCCTCACGTCGGTCACCAGGTTGGGGGGAGAACTGAACCTCCTGATCAATCCGGAGGCCAGAGTCCCTCAGGGCAGTGGGGCGAGCCCTTATAAAGCGACCGCTGATGACATCAGCCTCTCGGGTAACAATGCGGGCCATTATTTCATCCCCAAGATTCTGCCCGCTTGCAACACTCGGGGCACGGGGAGACACCACTTCTGCTTGGAGCAAAAGCTACCCCGAATAGAGAAATGGGGTGGAAATGCTGCATCCTGCTGGGCCAAGGGCTACCCGCCCTGGGAGGGAGGATTCATCTCGTTCATCCCACCCAAAGTGGAATTCATTACACTGATGCCAGCGTTATCATGGGCTGTGGGTAAGAGTGTCCACGGGGACAAACCGGGGGCTGCTCCGCCGGTGGAGCAGGGGACGCCCTCGTCGCCCCCCTCCTTGCCCCCACGTTTCCTTACTGGCAATAGAGGACTATTAgattctgattcacattccaCCAAAAGCCCCTGTTCTAAATATTTGGTAATTAACCCCTCTCACCCTTTTCGAGCCTCCCACTTCACAGGATATTGGTGGTGTCTTACCGGcctggctccaggttttaatgttgcttttaccggctctgccaaCTTAGATCGTCCCGGGACTTCGCTCGCCCAAACCAAAGGAAtcactgcattttccacttctgcGGGAACCTGCTCCTCCCTGgggaatcctgtaacataaacactctcgcctctgtggcttttgattctggtatCCGTAATTTCATCTCTCCACCTTCAAAAGTTCTTTGTGCATCCAATTTACTTAATAGCTCTCGTCCTCCCAGAGGCAGCGGGCATTCgggcatatacagaaactggcGAGTTACCCATTGTTTCCCCAGTTTGAACTTTAAGGGCTCTAAGAAGGGCCAATTTTCGTTCTGCCCCGGCGTACCAACAACATCATCTGCGGATTTATGACTGaatttccctttacatgtatTCAACACCAAATAAGCGGCGCCCGAATCtactaaaaattctatttctcattccctagcttcaagGTAACCAGGGGTTCAGCTCGGGTTGATTCCCCCGCTCTCCTTCGTGCCAAGCCACTTCAAGCATTTGACCCAAACCTCTAGGTTCAAGTGCTTCCactttctgaagtttctttctaatatctgGGCTGATTGTCCCATGAATATAGAGGCCAAGTGTATTGCTGCTtctgggttgt
The Phalacrocorax carbo chromosome 27, bPhaCar2.1, whole genome shotgun sequence genome window above contains:
- the LOC135317787 gene encoding electroneutral sodium bicarbonate exchanger 1-like; its protein translation is MGCSSRTTCGRERAVRRGRWRARGGCGSGPGGVGSAGGFPREEQVPAEVENAVIPLVWASEVPGRSKLAEPVKATLKPGARPRHDEEAVIDQGRTSTVANIHYEKEELEGHRTLYVGVRMPLGRQSHRHHRPHSQKHRKREREKDSALTEPGYRYTPSQRVQVILGTEEDEQHVPHDLFSELDEIYVKEGEGAEWKERARWLKFEEDVEDGGDRWSKPYVATLSLHSLFELRSCITKGTVLLDVCANSIEEIADMILGQQEESAEFDEGVRAKVREVLLKKHHHQNEKKRNNLLPIVCSFADVSEKQSDPHLLDKPAQTLTPHPSATAAEAKSGVSHESSAMDLSKAELHFMKKIPTGAEASNVLVGELDFLRQPIVAFVRLTPAVLLSGLMEVPIPTRFLFVLLGPQGKAHQYHEIGRSMATLMTDEVFHDVAYKAKNRADLVAGVDEFLDQVTVLPPGEWDPSIRIEPPKNVPSQEKRKVPGALDDSASHSKPEKHSGPELERTGRLFGGLILDVKRKAPWFWSDFRDGLRLQCLASFLFLYCACMSPVITFGGLLGEATNGHISAMESLLGASMTGVVYSLFAGQPLTILGSTGPVLVFEKILYKFCKEYKLSYLSLRACIGLWTAAFCIVLVATDASSLVCYITRFTEEAFACLICVIFIYEALEKLSHLRETYPVHMHSQLDLLTLYSCKCEAPTRPSNETLRFWESNKVNVSGIAWENLTVTECRYLHGEFQGPACGRDGPYAPNVLFWCCILFFSTFVLSSLLKKFKTSRYFPTRVRATVSDFAVFLTIVIMVLIDLVTGIPSPKLHVPHVFKPTRDDRGWFISPIGPNPWWTVPAALIPALLCTILIFMDQQITAVIVNRKEHRLKKGCGYHLDLFVVAVMLGVCSVMGLPWFVAATVLSITHVNSLKVESDCSAPGEQPKFLGIREQRVTGLMIFVLMGCSVFFTSVLKFIPMPVLYGVFLYMGVSSLRGIQFFDRLKLFWMPAKHQPDFIYLRHVPLRKVHFFTAIQLICLVLLWGIKASRAAIIFPMMVLALVFVRRVMDFCFSKRELSFLDDLMPESKKQRLGDAKTEAQEEEESQKTMAAAAANCVQLELGETSGLDIPQQPSDRADPSEINISEEMSNMTVWKVLTMKRETL